TTGCTGTTTTATGACTTTCGGTCAAGATAAAGAAGTCAGAAGTAAAGTTTTTACTCTGGGGTTTAAAGAGAAAAAGTGAAAcagtgggttggtgaagctcaaggctcaaggagTTGACCTAGGGTGAGCTACCAAGGAagatgcaaggagataaaaagaaGCATTCTACTCATTTAGaaccaaggagagaaaaccaaaGTTTGAGAATAGTGTTCTGCaaagaagttcctctacttggataatgctttctttcaaagaagcattcggccaatactgaagaaTTGTATCTGAGGTTTGCAAATCTGGTTttacacatagcaaagaggctactgatgaagtcaatctccttcatgttttacagattgtgatgtacttttctatgtttatctttctgtaatttcttgtgagaaaaggcataaatgagaaagctcaagtaaaagccatgagtggaaaaaggttgagtgatacacttgagagaaaagcctagagttattttctgatttctttaggttggttaagtgtcttgtatcttgtacctgtaaggtatccctttcttagttgggttagcactaagagtgaatggttaggtgttagcatagccaatgtcaagttaggttagaacttgagtgtgaaattggtgtatgtaatacttttaactatagtggaaattcctccattgttgtggaggagactggacgtaggttgcatagcacaaggcaaccgaaccaggatatatgctggtgttagcttttctcttctctgctgtgttctgttttcttatattcatgagacaaaaataaattatctcataaatttccgctgctgagtacaaaaaaaatcagaatcGAAAGTTTGATTTAAAAGGTcataacagcaacttaaaaggaaggtatagattcaaccccccttctctaagcacACAACCTTAAAATTGCTTATTAATTGTGACTAAAAATATCTCCACTCTAAAATAATGCTCAACTATAATATGATCTTTTTGGTGACGCAAGCGTCCTTATCTTACAAAATAAGAAGCAGTTAAATCAGGAATTAGAATATCATATTACTCACAAAATAATTTCACATTTTTTAACAATTCTTTCCATCTATCATCTCTCATGTTTTGGATAAGTATTTTTTGTAGAATGATTGTtagatgatatttttttattcttatcttttttgttttgtgaattgtgaaaGCCAACAAAGGCCCGCTATAAGTCCAAAtccaacatttttaaaaaatattgtacaataaaaataaaaaatgaagattGAACCTGAATACTTTAagtcataataaaatatttgagcaaactaaattatttttattttttgaaaaagtactattaatttattttgtaaaaagtTAGGGACCATAACCCCCTTGTCTCCACTAAACTCCGCCGATAACTATATTCTTTAGTCATAAACAATCTAATTAAACTTATCATATTTATATTCATCAACTATTTaatctataataaaataaaatagataaaatattatgATTTAGATATTATATCACATTAATAAAGACATTTTAAaagctatatatataaataagtaaatatgtattaatatttatcataaattatatataattataatcaaattaatttacgAGTCAATAATAAGTTGAATATATCCAAATTCATACTCagtttatttaatatataaaaaaaatattctaaacaactgttagaaaaatttaataattaaagatgatttttaatatcaaaattattaaaaaagattaatgtttataatattttaaaaaatatcaattttttaattaaaaaataaatatatttttaattattttttatttatttttcataatcttTATAGCAGTAACTTTcatttattctaaaatattggctatttttataatcaattatttttctcattttttttatttatgtggtCTTTCATCCTTTTCTCCTCTCATGGGATATAACAACAGAAATCTAATCTTGTTATTACTTATGAAGTATCATAGAAAAAACACTTATGAAGATAATTTATGATGTGATTTGGAATTTGCAGAAAGATGTATGATAATATATTTCCCATTTTTCATTCTTAAAACAAAGCAATAGAAAAGTTCAAAGAGATTAACATTTTTACTTTTCCTGTATTTTTCCATATATATCTGAACgcataaatgaaaaaataaatgaaaaaaataaataattatgagGATGGCTAAAATTTTAGAAGGAATAGAAATCATTGATAATTTGCTATaaagattataaaaaataaataaatatatataaatttaagtttAAATTCAGCTTATAGCTTTATGAACTTAATTTATTGAGATATTAATAAGTTGAGTTTGAACTAACTCAGATTCACTCCAACCCTAATTTAAACAACTCTTATGTGACTTTATATATATTCTAACAGAATACAATGGTTCAAAGACAattttcttaatatatttttttgtaacattAATTAATCCTATTATTTAATGGGGTAGTTGCTCTTTCGCCATCACTTTAGCaaaaaaaacaaatcaaaacgTCCCTCTCCTAGCTATTTACATCAGGTTTATAAACAGTTACATAAATTAAACAGATATTTAAATGCCTAAATTAGTAAGTAGTAATCacactttaaataaaaatttattcatataagtcttaaattaatatattgcTTTTACAATGACGTTGATGCAAATAACCATAGGAGTTAGTTGATGTAGTTGAGGGGAATACACTcgtattttataataataataataataataataataataataataataataataataataataataataaaNNNNNNNNNNNNatattaaaattttatatatttatttttaatttttcaccaTTATTTGAACTTTACTCCtaaaattttaactaatttcaactaattaattattactgAGTTTAAATAGAGAGTCAATTTTTTCAACtaatatcaataattttttatttctaaattccaACTAACCCTAAATTATAAACTCtttaaaaataagaattagaaaaacattttacaataaaaaattgactaattaaaaatcaatttcctATACTTATTCTTAATAATCATGATCCATGGGATGTGCGATATGCTGAATTGATGATACTTCACCTTGTTCCTTAATCGTATAGCATAGGAATTATTCACTACTTGTCTTAGTGGTAAATACCTTAATTTTGATAAGAAGAAATCATATGTAATTAAAgtttacatttaaaaaaatttaggctCTTTATGCACTATTTattacaagaaaagtaaaactcCTTTTTAACATAGCTGAAATTTGTAAGCAACGTATGAATATGACAgctgataataataaaatcctGAAGACATACATTTAGTttcattaatatataataatgttaAGATCACTGCCAAATCTACGTGTAATGATTAGCATTTAGTCAATTAACATTTTCTAGTTGGTTTGATTATGCCGGCCATGGATCATAAGTTCATAACCTTGGGAAATTAATTAAATGGTCCCAAATAAGCCCTTAGATTTGTAAACGTTGTCACAAATTCATTTGTTGTCTTAATCAAACTTCACCTTTAAAAGTGCCACTAATCTCTTCTTGAAAACCCCCTCTCTCATTCCGTCTCGCTCTTCTATACTCCTTggttgttctttaattttcagtttTGCTACaccttattaattaatttcctTCTCAtatagtcttttttttttgttatacaatacatatatatttatgaaggttgtcaaattttttagttaatttctaAACTTGTATGAGTGTATCATAAGTTTGGATCATCTAAAATTTTACAGgtaaatttacttttttagtTTGCGGATTGAGTTTTTTACATAATTCAAATTTACTTAAGTTTCACGAATTTAAGTGAACTCTTTTTCCATTTGATTAGTTTAATTTGTGTTTGACTCTATGATGAAAGTTGGGTTTGAGGTTGTTCATGGAAATTCAAACATGATCATCAACCGTTCCTCTATGCATGAAACTTGGGACTATTCAAATCTTGTTTCTTTGCCACCTCCAATCCCATCAATCCAATTTCCAATAAAGCCCTCACCAAATGAAAACCAACAAAATGAAACATGTGATTGGGTTGACAACATTGCCAAGCACCTTAGTGTCAATGTTGATGAAGACTTACCACAACAAACAGCTAATGATGATAATCATAATAATAGCTTGTTATTATTGTCCAATAATAATCCTTCATCAATTCACGACCCCAACTTCAATCCAATAAGAAAAAACACTTTTTGGAAAACCCCATTTGATCCTTGCACCAATATTGACCCTCCTAGCACCAATAACTTTGGTCTTCATCAAATTCAATCAAACACCTCAAATTTAGaccataatattattattaaccacaatagtagtagtagtaataataataacaataatatccATGATCAAGGTTTGAATTTGATTACCCTTCTAATGGAATGTGCTGTGGCAATCTCTGTGGACAACCTTGTTGATGCTCAAAGGATGTTGTTGGAGCTAACACAATTGGCGTCACCTTACAAGGCATCATGTGCTGAAAGAGTTGTTGCATATTTTGCAAAAGCCATGAATAGTAGGGTCATGAATTCTTTTCTTGGTGTGTGTTCACCTTTGATTATTGATCACAAGAGCATTCATTCATCATTCCATGTTTTCAACAATGTTTCCCCTTTCATCAAATTTGCACATTTCACTTCCAACCAAGCAATTCTTGAGGCAGTGAATAGGTGCCAATGCATACACATCATTGATTTGGACATCATGCAAGGCCTTCAATGGCCAGCATTCTTCCACATTCTTGCCACAAGATTTGAGGGTCCACCCGAGGTCACAATGACCGGTATCGGCGCATCCATGGACCTCCTTGTCGAGACGGGGAAACAGCTCTCGAATTTCGCCAGACGGCTTGGAATGCCATTGAAATTCCACCCTGTCGTGGCGAAATTTGGGGAAATTGACGCATCTATGGTGCAAATTAGGTCTTGTGAGACGGTGGCGGTTCATTGGTTGCAACAT
This sequence is a window from Arachis duranensis cultivar V14167 chromosome 2, aradu.V14167.gnm2.J7QH, whole genome shotgun sequence. Protein-coding genes within it:
- the LOC107473750 gene encoding protein SCARECROW-like, which gives rise to MMKVGFEVVHGNSNMIINRSSMHETWDYSNLVSLPPPIPSIQFPIKPSPNENQQNETCDWVDNIAKHLSVNVDEDLPQQTANDDNHNNSLLLLSNNNPSSIHDPNFNPIRKNTFWKTPFDPCTNIDPPSTNNFGLHQIQSNTSNLDHNIIINHNSSSSNNNNNNIHDQGLNLITLLMECAVAISVDNLVDAQRMLLELTQLASPYKASCAERVVAYFAKAMNSRVMNSFLGVCSPLIIDHKSIHSSFHVFNNVSPFIKFAHFTSNQAILEAVNRCQCIHIIDLDIMQGLQWPAFFHILATRFEGPPEVTMTGIGASMDLLVETGKQLSNFARRLGMPLKFHPVVAKFGEIDASMVQIRSCETVAVHWLQHSMYDSTGPDWMTLRLIKELEPRIITLVEQDVNNGGSFLDRFVGSLHYYSTIFDSLGAYLEIDDPNRHNVEHGVLSREINNILGIGGPSRSGEEKFIRQWRNELISRNNWFVQVPMSANSMAQAQLILNMFSPPHGYSLAHVDGTLRLGWKDTSLYTASAWTCNAFS